A section of the Flavobacterium sp. CG_23.5 genome encodes:
- a CDS encoding GDP-L-fucose synthase family protein, protein MNKNTKIYIAGHNGMVGSAIWRTLTAKGYTNLIGASSATLDLKNQQAVKDYIATEKPEVIIDAAAKVGGILANNDFPYQFIMENMQIQNNLIDTALQSGVAKFIFLGSSCIYPKLAPQPLKEEYLLTDSLEPTNEWYAIAKITGVKACEAIRKQFGKDYVSLMPTNLYGTHDNFDLTSSHVLPAMMRKFHEAKENNHAPVTLWGSGTPMREFLFVDDMAEAVVFALENKLPEYLYNVGTGEDLTIKQLAETIQKITGHQGEIIWDSSKPDGTPRKLMDISKMHELGWKHQVNLEEGIQKTYDWFVENIQNVKKITLINK, encoded by the coding sequence ATGAATAAAAATACTAAAATATATATTGCAGGGCATAACGGTATGGTGGGTAGCGCTATTTGGCGTACTCTTACCGCTAAAGGGTATACGAACTTAATTGGAGCATCCAGTGCAACATTAGATCTAAAAAACCAACAAGCGGTAAAAGACTACATAGCTACCGAAAAACCAGAAGTTATTATTGATGCTGCTGCAAAAGTGGGGGGGATTTTGGCTAACAATGATTTTCCATATCAATTTATAATGGAAAATATGCAAATCCAAAATAATCTAATCGATACCGCATTGCAATCCGGAGTAGCGAAGTTTATTTTTCTGGGAAGCTCCTGCATCTATCCTAAATTGGCTCCGCAACCTTTGAAAGAAGAGTATTTGCTAACAGATTCATTAGAACCAACAAACGAATGGTATGCTATTGCAAAAATTACTGGGGTTAAAGCTTGTGAAGCTATCCGAAAACAATTTGGAAAAGATTATGTCAGTTTGATGCCAACTAATTTATACGGTACTCATGATAATTTTGATTTAACTTCTTCTCACGTTTTGCCGGCGATGATGCGAAAATTTCATGAGGCCAAGGAAAATAATCATGCGCCCGTGACTCTTTGGGGCAGCGGAACGCCGATGAGAGAATTTCTTTTTGTGGATGATATGGCGGAAGCTGTTGTATTTGCTTTAGAAAATAAATTACCGGAGTATTTATACAATGTAGGAACAGGTGAAGATTTGACGATTAAACAATTAGCCGAAACCATCCAAAAAATCACTGGACATCAAGGAGAAATTATTTGGGACAGTAGTAAACCTGATGGTACACCAAGGAAATTGATGGATATTTCTAAAATGCATGAATTGGGATGGAAACATCAGGTGAATCTTGAAGAAGGAATACAGAAAACGTATGATTGGTTTGTAGAAAATATACAAAACGTAAAAAAAATAACACTAATTAACAAATAG